One genomic segment of Pseudomonas fortuita includes these proteins:
- a CDS encoding NAD(P)/FAD-dependent oxidoreductase, producing the protein MIGSGVLAVAGGAGILTPLLTREGRLIPGKPRFGFVGGTEGELPKQADVVVVGAGILGHMTAINLVERGLSVVIVEKGEIAGEQSCRFYGQVMTYKMPDATFQLHHLAKQRWREMNAKVGADTSYRTQGRVEVPFDEEDLEGVRQWIDSKGREVAADIPFNTRIIQGNELEQRLRGASSNWKVAGFEEDSGSLDAERASFVMAEYAKKMGVRIYTHCAARGLETQAGAISDVVTEKGAIRTSRVIVAGGAWSRLFMQNLGVDVPTLPAYQSQQIISAAPRAPGGNVALPGNIYFREQADGTYATSPRVVVAPVVKESFMYGYKYLPLLAIPDFPVHISLNKQLIDSFIQPTHWRLDEVSPFEKNRLMTAAPDLPELNASLEKLKVEFPAFSDAKLIDQWSGAMAIAPDENPIISQVNEYPGLVLNTATGWGMTESPVSSELSADLLLGKAPVLDPKPFSLYRF; encoded by the coding sequence TTGATCGGCAGTGGCGTCTTGGCTGTTGCGGGGGGCGCGGGGATTCTGACCCCCCTGCTGACGCGCGAAGGCAGGCTGATCCCCGGCAAACCACGGTTTGGTTTTGTAGGGGGCACTGAGGGAGAGCTGCCCAAGCAGGCGGATGTAGTCGTCGTTGGCGCGGGCATTCTTGGGCACATGACGGCGATCAACCTGGTCGAACGTGGCCTTTCCGTAGTTATCGTTGAAAAAGGTGAAATTGCCGGCGAGCAGTCGTGCAGGTTTTATGGTCAGGTGATGACCTACAAGATGCCGGACGCAACTTTCCAGTTGCACCATCTTGCCAAGCAACGTTGGCGTGAAATGAATGCCAAAGTGGGTGCAGATACCAGCTATCGCACGCAAGGTCGGGTGGAAGTGCCGTTCGATGAAGAGGACCTGGAAGGCGTCAGGCAGTGGATCGATAGCAAAGGCCGTGAAGTGGCAGCGGATATACCGTTCAACACGCGAATCATCCAGGGCAATGAACTTGAACAGCGCCTGCGTGGAGCATCGTCAAACTGGAAGGTCGCGGGTTTCGAAGAAGATTCCGGTAGCCTCGATGCCGAGCGCGCATCGTTTGTCATGGCGGAGTACGCCAAGAAAATGGGCGTGCGTATCTACACCCACTGCGCCGCAAGAGGGCTGGAGACCCAGGCGGGAGCCATCTCTGATGTGGTGACCGAGAAGGGCGCCATCCGGACTTCGCGGGTGATCGTGGCGGGTGGGGCTTGGTCCAGGCTGTTCATGCAGAACCTGGGGGTCGATGTGCCGACCTTGCCCGCTTACCAGTCCCAGCAAATCATCAGTGCGGCCCCCCGTGCACCCGGCGGCAACGTTGCATTGCCGGGGAATATCTACTTCCGTGAGCAGGCCGACGGTACCTACGCCACTTCGCCACGCGTCGTGGTTGCCCCGGTAGTGAAAGAGTCGTTCATGTACGGCTACAAGTACCTGCCTCTGCTGGCCATCCCGGACTTCCCGGTGCACATCTCGCTCAACAAGCAGCTCATTGATTCGTTCATTCAGCCAACCCACTGGAGGCTGGACGAAGTTTCGCCTTTCGAGAAAAACCGGCTGATGACGGCGGCCCCGGACCTTCCGGAGCTGAATGCATCTCTGGAAAAACTCAAGGTCGAGTTCCCTGCCTTCAGTGATGCGAAGCTGATCGATCAGTGGAGCGGTGCGATGGCCATTGCTCCGGATGAGAACCCCATCATTTCGCAGGTCAACGAGTACCCGGGGCTGGTCCTCAACACCGCAACCGGCTGGGGAATGACGGAGAGCCCGGTGTCGTCCGAGCTGTCGGCCGATTTGCTGCTTGGCAAGGCGCCCGTGCTGGACCCGAAACCCTTCAGCCTGTATCGATTCTAA
- a CDS encoding L-serine ammonia-lyase yields the protein MSLSVFDLFKIGIGPSSSHTVGPMRAAARFAEGLRRDDLLTRTASVKAELYGSLGATGKGHGSDKAVLLGLEGEHPDTVDTESIPARLQVIRDSGRLRVLGEHDIAFNEKQHLAMIRKPLDYHPNGMIFRAFDDAGLQIRSREYYSVGGGFVVDEDAAGHDRIVEDSTVLPYPFKTAKELLGHCTTQNLSVSQVMLANEAAWRPEAETRAGLLRIWQVMQDCVDAGCQHEGILPGGLKVKRRAPALYRQLSRHPEASLRDALSVLDWVNLYALAVNEENANGGRVVTAPTNGAAGIVPAVLHYYMRFVPGASEDGVVRFLLTAAAIGILYKENASISGAEVGCQGEVGVACSMAAGALCEVMGGSVQQVENAAEIGMEHNLGLTCDPIGGLVQVPCIERNAMGSVKAINAVRMALRGDGQHFVSLDKVIRTMRQTGADMKSKYKETARGGLAVNIIEC from the coding sequence ATGTCACTGAGCGTCTTCGACCTGTTCAAGATCGGCATCGGCCCCTCCAGCTCCCACACGGTCGGCCCGATGCGCGCCGCCGCACGGTTCGCCGAAGGGCTGCGCCGTGATGACCTGCTCACCCGCACCGCCAGCGTCAAGGCCGAGCTGTATGGCTCGCTGGGCGCAACCGGCAAGGGCCACGGCAGCGACAAGGCGGTCTTGCTCGGCCTCGAAGGCGAGCACCCGGACACCGTCGACACCGAATCCATCCCCGCGCGCCTGCAAGTGATCCGCGACAGCGGCCGCCTGCGTGTGCTCGGCGAACACGACATTGCCTTTAACGAGAAACAACACCTGGCAATGATCCGCAAGCCACTGGACTACCACCCCAACGGCATGATCTTCCGCGCCTTCGACGACGCCGGCCTGCAAATCCGCAGCCGCGAATACTACTCGGTGGGCGGTGGTTTCGTGGTCGACGAGGATGCCGCCGGCCACGACCGCATCGTCGAGGACAGCACCGTGCTGCCCTACCCGTTCAAAACCGCCAAGGAACTGCTTGGCCACTGCACCACGCAGAACCTGTCGGTAAGCCAGGTGATGCTGGCCAATGAGGCCGCCTGGCGCCCGGAGGCAGAAACCCGCGCCGGGCTGCTGCGTATCTGGCAAGTGATGCAGGATTGTGTCGATGCCGGCTGCCAGCATGAGGGCATTCTGCCAGGCGGGCTCAAGGTCAAGCGGCGGGCCCCAGCCCTGTACCGCCAGCTGAGCCGTCACCCGGAGGCCAGCCTGCGCGATGCGCTGTCGGTGCTCGACTGGGTCAACCTCTATGCCCTGGCGGTGAACGAGGAAAATGCCAATGGCGGGCGTGTGGTTACCGCGCCCACCAATGGCGCGGCGGGCATCGTCCCGGCGGTGCTGCACTACTACATGCGCTTCGTGCCGGGCGCCAGCGAAGACGGGGTGGTGCGTTTTCTGCTCACCGCCGCAGCCATCGGCATCCTGTACAAGGAGAATGCCTCTATCTCCGGCGCCGAAGTGGGCTGCCAGGGCGAGGTCGGCGTGGCGTGCTCCATGGCGGCGGGGGCACTGTGCGAAGTGATGGGGGGCAGCGTGCAACAGGTGGAGAACGCTGCCGAAATCGGCATGGAACACAACCTGGGCCTGACCTGCGACCCGATCGGCGGCTTGGTTCAGGTGCCCTGCATCGAGCGCAATGCCATGGGCTCGGTGAAGGCGATCAACGCCGTGCGCATGGCCTTGCGCGGCGACGGGCAGCACTTCGTGTCGCTCGACAAGGTCATCCGCACCATGCGCCAGACCGGCGCCGATATGAAAAGCAAATACAAGGAGACCGCCCGCGGCGGTCTTGCCGTCAACATCATCGAATGTTGA
- the gcvP gene encoding aminomethyl-transferring glycine dehydrogenase, whose protein sequence is MTINLGTANEFIARHIGPRAADEQAMLAALGFDSLDAMTAAVIPDSIKGTSVLGSHDGQSEADALAALKAIAGKNQLFKSYIGQGYYNTHTPAPILRNLLENPAWYTAYTPYQPEISQGRLEALLNFQTLISDLTGLPIANASLLDEATAAAEAMTFCKRLSKNKASHAFFASVHCHPQTLDVLRTRAEPLGIEVVVGDERELGDVSAFFGALLQYPASNGEVFDYREVVQRFHAANALVAVAADLLALTLLTPPGEFDADVAIGSAQRFGVPLGFGGPHAAYFATRDAFKRDMPGRLVGVSIDRFGKTALRLAMQTREQHIRREKATSNICTAQVLLANIASMFAVYHGPAGLKRIAERTHALTAILAAGLKALGVSVVGGSAFDTLTLATGSTTASLHDKARAQGINLRQVDAAHVGLSLDETSTQADVESLWQLLGGEQAQPDFSALAASTGSLLPAALLRQSAILEHPVFNRYHSETELMRYLRRLADKDLALDRSMIPLGSCTMKLNAASEMIPVTWAEFGNLHPFAPAAQSQGYLQMTTELEAMLCAATGYDAVSLQPNAGSQGEYAGLLAIRAYHRSRGEAHRDICLIPSSAHGTNPATAHMAGMRVVVTACDARGNVDVEDLRAKAIEHRERLAAIMITYPSTHGVFEEAIGEICAIIHDNGGQVYIDGANMNAMVGLCAPGKFGGDVSHLNLHKTFCIPHGGGGPGVGPIGVKSHLAPFLPGHAQLENTQGAVCAAPFGSASILPITWMYIRMMGGAGLKRASQMAILNANYIARRLEEHYPVLYTGGNGLVAHECILDLRPLKDTSGISVDDVAKRLIDFGFHAPTMSFPVAGTLMIEPTESESKEELDRFCDAMIQIREEIRAVESGTVDKDDNPLKNAPHTAAELVGEWAHGYSREQAVYPLPSLVESKYWPPVGRVDNVFGDRNLVCACPSIESYQDA, encoded by the coding sequence ATGACCATCAACCTCGGTACCGCCAACGAATTCATTGCCCGTCACATCGGCCCGCGCGCCGCTGACGAGCAGGCCATGCTCGCCGCCCTGGGCTTCGACTCGCTGGACGCCATGACCGCCGCAGTCATCCCCGACAGCATCAAGGGCACCAGCGTGCTTGGCTCGCACGATGGCCAGAGCGAAGCCGACGCGCTCGCTGCGCTCAAGGCCATCGCCGGCAAGAACCAGCTGTTCAAAAGCTACATCGGCCAGGGCTACTACAACACCCACACCCCAGCGCCGATCCTGCGCAACCTGCTGGAAAACCCTGCCTGGTACACCGCCTACACCCCGTACCAGCCAGAAATCTCCCAAGGCCGCCTGGAAGCGCTGCTGAACTTCCAGACCCTGATCAGCGACCTGACCGGCCTGCCGATCGCCAACGCCTCCCTGCTCGACGAAGCCACTGCTGCGGCCGAGGCCATGACGTTCTGCAAGCGCCTGTCGAAGAACAAGGCCAGCCACGCCTTCTTCGCCTCCGTGCACTGCCACCCGCAAACCCTCGACGTGCTGCGCACCCGTGCCGAGCCGCTGGGTATCGAGGTGGTGGTCGGTGACGAGCGCGAGCTGGGGGATGTCAGCGCCTTCTTCGGCGCCCTGCTGCAATACCCGGCCAGCAACGGTGAAGTGTTCGACTACCGTGAAGTGGTACAGCGCTTCCACGCCGCCAATGCCCTGGTCGCCGTCGCGGCCGACCTGCTGGCCCTGACCCTGCTGACCCCACCGGGCGAGTTCGACGCCGACGTGGCCATCGGCAGCGCCCAGCGTTTTGGCGTACCACTGGGCTTCGGTGGCCCGCACGCGGCCTACTTCGCCACCCGTGACGCGTTCAAGCGCGACATGCCGGGCCGCCTGGTCGGCGTATCGATCGACCGCTTCGGCAAAACTGCCCTGCGCCTGGCCATGCAGACCCGCGAGCAGCACATCCGTCGCGAAAAGGCCACCAGCAACATCTGCACCGCCCAGGTGCTGCTGGCCAACATCGCCAGCATGTTCGCCGTTTACCACGGCCCGGCCGGCCTCAAGCGCATTGCCGAGCGTACCCATGCGCTGACTGCGATTCTGGCCGCCGGCCTGAAGGCGCTGGGCGTATCGGTGGTGGGCGGCAGCGCCTTCGACACCCTGACCCTGGCCACCGGCAGTACCACTGCCAGCCTGCATGACAAGGCACGCGCCCAGGGCATCAACCTGCGCCAGGTAGACGCCGCACATGTCGGCCTGTCGCTGGACGAAACCAGCACCCAGGCTGACGTCGAGTCGCTGTGGCAGCTGTTGGGTGGCGAGCAGGCACAGCCTGACTTCAGCGCACTGGCAGCCAGCACCGGCTCCCTGCTGCCGGCTGCCCTGCTGCGCCAGTCGGCCATTCTCGAACACCCGGTATTCAACCGCTATCACAGCGAAACCGAGCTGATGCGCTACCTGCGCCGCCTGGCCGACAAGGACCTGGCACTGGACCGCAGCATGATCCCGCTGGGCTCATGCACCATGAAGCTGAACGCCGCCAGCGAAATGATCCCGGTCACCTGGGCCGAGTTCGGCAACCTGCACCCGTTCGCCCCGGCCGCACAGAGCCAGGGCTACCTGCAGATGACCACCGAGCTGGAAGCCATGCTCTGCGCCGCCACCGGCTATGACGCCGTGTCGCTGCAGCCCAACGCCGGCTCCCAGGGCGAATATGCAGGCCTGCTGGCTATCCGCGCCTACCACCGCAGCCGTGGCGAAGCGCACCGCGACATCTGCCTGATCCCGTCGTCGGCCCACGGCACCAACCCGGCCACCGCACACATGGCTGGCATGCGCGTCGTCGTTACCGCCTGTGACGCCCGCGGCAACGTCGATGTCGAGGACCTGCGCGCCAAGGCCATCGAGCACCGCGAGCGCCTGGCCGCGATCATGATCACCTACCCGTCGACCCACGGTGTGTTCGAAGAAGCGATCGGCGAAATCTGCGCGATCATTCACGATAACGGTGGCCAGGTGTACATCGACGGCGCCAACATGAACGCCATGGTCGGCCTGTGCGCCCCGGGCAAGTTCGGCGGCGATGTGTCCCACCTGAACCTGCACAAGACCTTCTGCATCCCGCACGGTGGTGGCGGCCCAGGCGTTGGCCCGATTGGCGTCAAGTCGCACCTGGCGCCGTTCCTGCCTGGCCACGCGCAGCTGGAAAACACCCAAGGTGCGGTGTGCGCCGCACCGTTCGGCAGCGCCAGCATCCTGCCGATCACCTGGATGTACATCCGCATGATGGGCGGTGCCGGCCTCAAGCGTGCTTCGCAGATGGCCATTCTGAACGCCAACTACATCGCCCGCCGCCTGGAAGAGCACTATCCTGTTCTGTATACCGGTGGCAATGGCCTGGTGGCCCACGAATGCATCCTCGACCTGCGCCCGCTGAAGGACACCAGCGGCATCAGCGTCGACGACGTGGCCAAGCGCCTGATCGACTTCGGCTTCCACGCCCCGACCATGTCTTTCCCGGTGGCCGGCACGCTGATGATCGAACCGACCGAAAGCGAGTCCAAGGAAGAACTGGACCGCTTCTGCGACGCGATGATCCAGATCCGCGAAGAAATCCGTGCGGTCGAGAGCGGTACCGTGGACAAGGACGACAACCCGCTGAAGAACGCTCCGCACACTGCGGCCGAACTGGTTGGCGAATGGGCCCACGGCTACAGCCGCGAACAAGCGGTTTACCCGCTGCCAAGCCTGGTGGAAAGCAAGTACTGGCCGCCGGTTGGCCGGGTCGACAACGTGTTCGGCGACCGCAACCTGGTGTGCGCCTGCCCGTCGATCGAGAGCTATCAGGACGCCTGA
- a CDS encoding RidA family protein encodes MKVALNTVAALALAGIGSAHAQDIVRHGAGSFPISSAVEVPAGKTVIYLSGSVPSVIHPDAPKESLEAYGDTKAQTINVLENIQQQLKELGLGLTDVVKMQVFLVGGPENGGKMDFDGFMAGYTQFFGPAAKQPVLPARSAFQIAGLAHPAWRVEIEVTAVRP; translated from the coding sequence ATGAAAGTCGCTTTGAACACCGTGGCTGCACTGGCATTGGCCGGTATCGGCAGCGCCCATGCACAAGATATCGTGCGCCATGGCGCAGGCAGTTTCCCGATCTCGTCAGCTGTAGAAGTCCCCGCGGGCAAGACGGTCATCTACCTGAGTGGTTCGGTCCCGTCGGTTATCCATCCCGATGCACCCAAGGAGTCACTGGAAGCCTACGGTGACACCAAGGCACAAACCATCAATGTGCTTGAAAACATTCAGCAGCAACTGAAAGAACTGGGTCTTGGCCTCACGGATGTGGTGAAGATGCAAGTGTTCCTGGTGGGTGGGCCAGAGAACGGCGGCAAAATGGATTTTGACGGTTTCATGGCCGGCTATACCCAGTTCTTCGGGCCTGCCGCCAAACAGCCGGTTCTGCCCGCGCGTTCCGCGTTCCAGATTGCGGGCCTGGCACACCCGGCCTGGCGCGTTGAGATCGAAGTTACAGCGGTTCGTCCCTGA
- the gcvT gene encoding glycine cleavage system aminomethyltransferase GcvT: MSETLLKTPLHALHLELGARMVPFAGYDMPVQYPLGVLKEHLHTREQAGLFDVSHMGQIILRGADAAKALESLVPVDIIDLPVGMQRYAMFTNEQGGILDDLMVANLGDDTLFLVVNAACKDQDLAHLQTHIGSRCEVQPLFDQRALLALQGPAAVKVLERMAPEVAGMTFMQFRPVKLLGEDCFVSRSGYTGEDGYEISVPVQAADALARSLLAEPEVQPIGLGARDSLRLEAGLCLYGHDMNTETTPIEASLLWAISKVRRADGARAAGFPGAEAIFTHQRDGVARKRVGLLPQERTPVREGADIVDANDKPVGKVCSGGFGPTLGAPVAMGYVDNEHAALDTALFAVVRGKKVALKVSKMPFVAQRYYRG, translated from the coding sequence ATGTCCGAAACACTGCTCAAGACCCCACTGCACGCCCTGCACCTGGAACTGGGTGCGCGCATGGTGCCGTTTGCCGGCTACGACATGCCGGTGCAGTACCCGCTTGGGGTGCTCAAGGAGCATTTGCACACCCGCGAGCAGGCCGGCCTGTTCGATGTCTCGCACATGGGCCAGATCATCCTGCGCGGTGCCGATGCCGCCAAGGCCCTGGAAAGCCTGGTGCCGGTGGATATCATCGACCTGCCGGTGGGCATGCAGCGCTATGCCATGTTCACCAATGAACAAGGCGGCATCCTTGACGACCTGATGGTTGCCAACCTGGGCGACGATACCCTGTTCCTGGTGGTCAACGCAGCCTGCAAGGACCAGGACCTGGCCCACCTGCAAACACACATCGGGAGCCGTTGCGAGGTGCAGCCGCTGTTCGACCAACGTGCCCTGCTCGCCCTGCAAGGGCCGGCCGCGGTCAAGGTGCTGGAGCGCATGGCCCCGGAAGTGGCCGGCATGACCTTCATGCAGTTCCGGCCGGTAAAACTGCTGGGTGAAGACTGCTTCGTCAGCCGCTCAGGCTACACCGGCGAAGACGGCTACGAAATTTCGGTACCGGTCCAGGCCGCCGACGCCTTGGCCCGCAGCCTGCTGGCCGAGCCCGAAGTACAGCCCATTGGCCTGGGCGCGCGGGACTCGCTGCGCCTGGAAGCCGGCCTGTGCCTGTATGGCCATGACATGAATACCGAGACGACCCCGATCGAAGCCAGCCTGCTGTGGGCGATTTCCAAGGTGCGCCGTGCCGACGGTGCACGTGCTGCCGGCTTCCCCGGCGCCGAAGCGATCTTTACCCACCAGCGCGACGGTGTGGCGCGCAAACGTGTTGGCCTGTTGCCCCAGGAGCGCACGCCGGTACGTGAAGGCGCCGATATTGTTGATGCCAACGATAAACCGGTGGGCAAAGTGTGCAGCGGTGGCTTCGGGCCGACACTCGGCGCACCGGTTGCAATGGGTTATGTCGATAATGAACATGCTGCACTCGATACCGCACTGTTTGCCGTAGTGCGTGGCAAGAAGGTTGCCCTGAAGGTCAGCAAAATGCCTTTCGTGGCGCAACGTTACTACCGTGGCTGA
- a CDS encoding cold-shock protein — translation MAERQSGTVKWFNDEKGYGFITPETGPDLFVHFRAIQGNGFKSLKEGQKVTFIAVQGQKGMQADEVQAEG, via the coding sequence ATGGCTGAGCGTCAGAGCGGTACCGTCAAGTGGTTCAATGACGAAAAAGGTTACGGCTTCATCACCCCAGAGACCGGTCCGGATCTGTTCGTGCACTTCCGCGCAATCCAAGGTAACGGCTTCAAGAGCCTGAAAGAAGGCCAGAAAGTGACCTTCATTGCTGTGCAAGGCCAAAAGGGCATGCAGGCTGACGAAGTCCAGGCAGAAGGCTGA
- the gcvH gene encoding glycine cleavage system protein GcvH has product MSELRFTEDHEWLRVEADGSVTVGITAYAQNALGDVVFVQLPELQQYEKGSEASTVESVKAASGVYMPLAGEVVEVNGQLESSPELVNEDPMGEGWFFRFNPADRSEVTALLDQDAYDRLIKANDDA; this is encoded by the coding sequence ATGAGCGAGTTGCGTTTCACTGAAGATCACGAATGGCTGCGCGTCGAAGCCGATGGCAGCGTCACCGTGGGTATCACCGCCTACGCGCAGAACGCCCTTGGCGATGTGGTGTTCGTGCAACTGCCAGAGTTGCAGCAGTATGAAAAAGGCAGCGAAGCGTCCACCGTCGAATCGGTCAAGGCCGCCAGCGGCGTGTATATGCCCCTGGCCGGTGAAGTGGTCGAGGTCAACGGCCAGCTCGAAAGCAGCCCTGAACTGGTCAACGAAGACCCGATGGGCGAAGGCTGGTTCTTCCGCTTCAACCCAGCCGACAGGAGCGAAGTTACCGCCCTGCTCGACCAGGACGCCTACGACCGCCTTATCAAAGCCAACGACGACGCCTGA
- the gltS gene encoding sodium/glutamate symporter, which yields MFELDFYGTLVAASLVLLLGRGLVARIGFLRAYNIPEPVAGGLVVALALLALRSFDVQVQFDTSLQTPLMLAFFATIGLSADFASLKKGGRVVAVFLLVVTGLLLVQNAMGIGLATALGLDPLLGLLAGSITLSGGHGTGAAWGATFTEKFGVASASELAMASATFGLVLGGLIGGPVARLLIKRVKTQGVEEEVPHLPKGFEQPNKERLITSFSFIETLALIAVSLLAGTLLNGVLRGTAFELPTFVCVLFVGVLLRNGLSAFGFYRVFEREVSVLGNVSLSLFLAIALMSLKLWDLAALALPFFALLAAQTLVMALFAIFVTFRVMGRNYDAAVLAAGHCGFGLGATPTAIANMQAVTQRYGASHIAFLVVPMVGAFFIDIINVIVIKLYLALPLFIAG from the coding sequence ATGTTTGAACTCGATTTTTACGGGACACTTGTAGCCGCCTCCCTGGTATTGCTACTGGGGCGCGGGCTGGTCGCACGCATTGGTTTCCTGCGCGCTTACAATATCCCGGAACCTGTTGCAGGCGGATTGGTAGTGGCCTTGGCGCTCTTGGCATTGCGCAGTTTCGATGTACAGGTCCAGTTTGATACCTCATTGCAGACACCGTTGATGCTGGCGTTCTTCGCCACCATCGGCCTGAGTGCAGACTTCGCCAGCCTGAAGAAGGGCGGCCGTGTGGTCGCTGTGTTCCTGCTGGTGGTGACTGGCTTGCTGCTGGTGCAGAACGCCATGGGCATAGGCCTGGCAACGGCATTGGGGCTCGACCCATTGCTGGGCCTGCTGGCTGGTTCGATCACCCTGTCCGGGGGCCACGGCACGGGCGCCGCCTGGGGCGCCACGTTCACTGAAAAGTTTGGGGTGGCTTCGGCTTCCGAACTGGCGATGGCCTCTGCCACCTTCGGCCTGGTACTGGGCGGCTTGATTGGTGGCCCGGTTGCCAGGTTGCTGATCAAGCGGGTAAAGACGCAGGGGGTGGAAGAAGAAGTTCCACACCTGCCAAAAGGCTTTGAACAGCCGAATAAAGAGCGTCTGATCACCTCTTTTTCATTTATCGAAACGCTGGCACTGATTGCCGTCAGTTTGCTGGCCGGTACATTACTGAATGGAGTATTGAGAGGCACGGCATTCGAACTGCCGACATTCGTTTGTGTACTCTTCGTGGGCGTACTGCTGCGCAACGGGCTTTCGGCATTCGGCTTTTATCGTGTGTTCGAACGAGAAGTTTCGGTGCTGGGCAATGTCAGTCTGTCCCTGTTCCTGGCCATTGCCTTGATGTCGCTCAAGTTGTGGGACCTGGCGGCACTGGCCTTACCGTTCTTTGCGTTGCTGGCCGCGCAAACGCTGGTCATGGCACTGTTTGCGATCTTCGTGACATTCCGGGTGATGGGCCGCAACTATGATGCGGCAGTGCTGGCGGCCGGGCACTGTGGCTTCGGCCTGGGTGCAACGCCGACGGCCATTGCCAACATGCAAGCAGTGACCCAGCGCTATGGCGCCTCGCACATCGCCTTCCTGGTAGTGCCGATGGTGGGCGCGTTCTTCATCGACATCATCAATGTCATCGTGATCAAGCTGTACTTGGCATTGCCCTTGTTTATCGCGGGGTAA
- a CDS encoding sigma-54-dependent transcriptional regulator, with translation MRIHVSFIDRVGITQEVLALLGARNLNLDAVEMVPPNVYIDAPTLSPAVLEELHDALFEVQGVQSVDVVDILPGQRRHLQLDALLAAMSDPVLAVDSAGLVLLANPALIALCGRESAGRSVGELFGDPALLQALLDNNFHLPMREMQLNGQSLLLDAMPITNAGGLLTLYPPTRMGERLSALHHDHAEGFDALLGESPAIRTLKARALRVAALDAPLLVHGETGTGKELVARACHAISSRHAAPFLALNCAALPESLAESELFGYAPGAFTGAQRGGKPGLMELANQGTVFLDEIGEMSPYLQAKLLRFLSDGSFRRVGGDREVKVDVRIISATHRDLERMVAEGSFREDLFYRLNVLNLQVPPLRDRGQDILMLAHFFMQQACTQIQRPACRLTPATHSALLANPWPGNVRQLQNVIFRAAAICEGNLVDIGDLDIAGTSVARGQDGEVASLEQAVGDFERELLQRLYASYPSTRQLAGRLQTSHTAIAQRLRKYGIPGKL, from the coding sequence GCTCGAAGAACTGCATGACGCACTGTTCGAGGTGCAGGGCGTGCAATCGGTGGACGTGGTCGACATCCTCCCCGGCCAGCGCCGCCACCTGCAGCTCGACGCCCTGCTGGCGGCGATGAGCGACCCGGTACTGGCCGTGGACAGCGCAGGCCTGGTGCTGCTGGCCAACCCGGCGCTGATCGCCCTGTGCGGCCGCGAATCCGCCGGGCGTTCGGTGGGCGAACTGTTTGGCGACCCCGCGCTGCTGCAGGCGCTGCTGGACAACAACTTCCACCTGCCCATGCGCGAAATGCAGCTCAACGGCCAAAGCCTGCTGCTGGACGCCATGCCGATCACCAACGCAGGTGGCCTGCTCACGCTCTACCCGCCCACGCGCATGGGCGAGCGCCTGTCGGCCCTGCACCACGACCATGCCGAAGGCTTCGATGCCCTGCTCGGCGAGTCGCCCGCCATCCGCACGCTCAAGGCCCGCGCCCTGCGCGTGGCGGCGCTCGATGCACCGCTGCTGGTGCACGGCGAAACCGGCACTGGCAAAGAGCTGGTCGCCCGCGCCTGCCACGCCATCAGCAGCCGCCACGCCGCCCCGTTCCTCGCCCTGAACTGCGCCGCACTGCCCGAGAGCCTGGCCGAGAGCGAGCTGTTTGGTTATGCACCCGGTGCCTTCACCGGCGCGCAACGCGGTGGCAAGCCCGGGCTGATGGAACTGGCCAACCAGGGCACGGTGTTCCTCGATGAAATTGGCGAAATGTCACCCTACCTGCAGGCCAAGCTGCTGCGTTTTCTCAGCGATGGCAGCTTCCGCCGGGTGGGCGGCGACCGCGAAGTGAAGGTGGATGTGCGCATCATCAGTGCCACCCACCGCGACCTGGAGCGCATGGTCGCCGAAGGCAGCTTCCGCGAAGACCTGTTCTACCGCCTCAACGTGCTCAACCTGCAGGTACCGCCACTGCGTGACAGGGGCCAGGACATCCTGATGCTGGCGCACTTCTTCATGCAGCAGGCCTGCACGCAGATCCAGCGCCCAGCCTGCCGGCTGACCCCGGCCACCCATTCGGCACTGCTGGCCAACCCGTGGCCGGGCAATGTGCGTCAACTGCAAAACGTAATCTTCCGCGCTGCGGCCATCTGCGAGGGCAACCTGGTGGATATCGGCGACCTGGACATCGCCGGCACCTCGGTGGCAAGAGGACAGGACGGTGAAGTGGCCAGCCTGGAACAGGCCGTGGGTGATTTCGAGCGCGAACTGTTACAGCGCCTGTATGCCAGTTACCCGTCGACGCGTCAGCTGGCCGGGCGCTTGCAAACTTCGCATACCGCTATTGCCCAGCGGCTGCGTAAATATGGAATACCCGGAAAACTTTGA